The following coding sequences lie in one Mercenaria mercenaria strain notata chromosome 5, MADL_Memer_1, whole genome shotgun sequence genomic window:
- the LOC128557289 gene encoding uncharacterized protein LOC128557289 — MAILMSRLKELGGSDINGTLPRTALANVSRSLGIHKNTVKSVWIRFCQTGSVDSGRIHGGGRVRKTGEDHERYVQYLITETPSLSLGDIQQRIEEMFDIKVSKSNISRLLKRLDTHKRLVRPAAARFEDDNMAYANVFLRVLNSIDYRRLKFFDESGFAVPDLCNPRYGRALCGERAIEVNKQRRSRNVTLNLMIGADGVAYFNLLDGPSNMDTFTEFFLQATNATNNNGDFALKPGDIVILDKCPIHHGHAGRIVSNLLNTMHVEYVFLPTYSPHLNPAELCFQHIKTVFKSDSVARNLAKDNLHFQFHT; from the exons ATGGCTATTCTCATGAGCAGG CTTAAAGAACTTGGTGGAAGTGACATTAACGGCACACTTCCTCGCACAGCGTTAGCGAATGTAAGCCGTAGCCTTGGAATTCACAAAAACACAGTGAAATCAGTATGGATACGTTTCTGTCAAACTGGAAGTGTAGACAGCGGACGAATACACGGCGGTGGACGCGTAAGGAAAACAGGGGAGGACCACGAAAGATACGTTCAGTACCTTATAACTGAGACACCTTCATTGTCTTTAGGGGATATTCAACAACGGATAgaagaaatgtttgacataaaagtttcaaaatcgaACATCTCTCGTCTGTTAAAAAGACTTGATACACACAAACGATTAGTGCGTCCAGCAGCAGCGAGATTTGAGGATGATAACATGGCGTATGCAAATGTGTTTCTGAGAGTCCTCAATTCTATCGATTACCGGCGTCTTAAATTCTTCGATGAAAGTGGTTTTGCTGTGCCAGATTTGTGTAATCCACGATACGGTCGCGCGCTTTGTGGCGAACGTGCTATTGAGGTTAACAAACAGAGACGCTCGCGAAATGTGACATTAAACCTGATGATTGGTGCAGATGGTGTCGCATATTTTAACCTCTTGGACGGACCTAGCAATATGGATACGTTTACTGAGTTTTTCTTGCAAGCTACAAATGCAACAAACAACAACGGGGATTTTGCATTGAAACCCGGTGACATTGTAATACTTGATAAATGTCCTATTCACCACGGGCACGCAGGACGTATTGTTAGCAACCTTCTAAATACCATGCACGTGGAATATGTATTTCTGCCAACATACTCTCCTCATCTGAATCCTGCAGAATTGTGCTTTCAGCACATTAAGACGGTGTTTAAAAGTGACAGTGTCGCGAGAAATCTTGCAAAAGATAATTTGCATTTTCAATTTCACACGTAG
- the LOC123556810 gene encoding uncharacterized protein LOC123556810, translated as MSSFQLPIIDLDKAKTDKKAVADQVVDALENVGFLYIDNIHGIDFDKLMECCKWFFGLPKEKKELMMRKHWKPENKNVYRGYFPVVEGEPSRKEGFEFGRDIDPNDPTVAPGNWFYEPSVWPEEDGTFPFKEFMSHCYNVVHNAGLDILRLAAVGLGIDEYAFDEIFADRPVSTFRLMHYPPWDGAPPPNARIEDGKVVTTPDHTDSNFLTLLYTFDYKGLEVITADGKWSPVEPRPKSFVMNIGDVFSRMMGGRFKATHHRVLDIGVDRYSVPFFMEPSYDGDIGENFMSKATGKGPEHKVEAYGPWMIKQVKYIKKYFEYKVLPEF; from the coding sequence ATGAGCTCATTCCAGTTACCAATTATCGACTTGGACAAGGCAAAAACGGACAAGAAAGCAGTTGCCGACCAGGTTGTTGATGCCTTAGAAAATGTAGGTTTCCTCTACATTGACAACATACACGGTATAGACTTTGACAAACTGATGGAGTGTTGCAAGTGGTTCTTTGGTCTTCCTAAAGAAAAGAAGGAACTCATGATGAGAAAGCACTGGAAGCCAGAAAATAAGAACGTTTATCGCGGATATTTTCCAGTTGTCGAAGGAGAACCGAGCAGAAAGGAGGGTTTCGAGTTTGGTCGAGATATTGATCCGAATGATCCAACAGTGGCACCTGGAAATTGGTTTTATGAACCTTCTGTGTGGCCAGAAGAAGATGGCACTTTCCCATTTAAGGAGTTTATGTCGCACTGTTATAATGTCGTTCATAACGCAGGATTAGACATTCTTCGACTTGCTGCCGTCGGACTTGGCATTGATGAGTATGCTTTTGATGAAATCTTTGCTGACCGTCCAGTGTCGACGTTCCGACTGATGCACTATCCACCCTGGGACGGGGCGCCGCCACCGAACGCAAGGATAGAAGATGGAAAGGTTGTGACAACACCTGACCATACGGATTCGAATTTCCTCACGCTGCTGTATACATTTGATTACAAAGGTCTTGAAGTAATCACTGCCGACGGAAAATGGAGCCCAGTGGAACCAAGACCTAAGAGTTTTGTTATGAATATAGGTGATGTGTTCTCTCGAATGATGGGAGGCCGGTTTAAAGCAACACATCATAGGGTTCTGGATATCGGTGTTGATCGTTATTCTGTTCCTTTCTTTATGGAACCTTCTTACGATGGTGATATAGGAGAAAATTTCATGTCAAAAGCGACAGGTAAAGGACCGGAACATAAAGTGGAAGCATACGGGCCATGGATGATTAAGCAAGTTAAATACATAAAGAAATACTTTGAATATAAAGTTCTTCCCGAGTTTTAG